One Aegilops tauschii subsp. strangulata cultivar AL8/78 chromosome 7, Aet v6.0, whole genome shotgun sequence genomic window carries:
- the LOC109768471 gene encoding uncharacterized protein — MAGKYIVAGLVGSCVISYACDYIVSQKKIFGGTIPGTVSDKEWLKATEQRFQAWPRVAGPPVIMNPISRQNFIVKDLNP; from the exons ATGGCTGGCAAGTACATCGTCGCCGGCCTCGTCGGCTCCTGTGTCATCTCGTACGCTTGTGACTACATCGTTTCTCAGAAGAAGATCTTCGGTG GCACCATCCCAGGGACTGTGTCCGACAAGGAGTGGTTGAAGGCGACGGAGCAGAGGTTCCAGGCCTGGCCCCGGGTCGCTGGGCCGCCGGTCATCATGAACCCCATCAGCCGCCAGAACTTCATCGTCAAGGACCTCAACCCCTGA